The sequence ACTCTTGTGTGAATGACAGAAAGTAGAGGAGGTATTGCTTATCCAGGAGTAGAATTTAGTTTGACTGGACATGAAATATAATCCTGAACTTTAGTTTTATATGTTCAACCAGCAAAGGAAAAACTTTCATCATGCTATGGGGAGGTGAGGCTCAACTCCAATTGATGAAGTCAATGGCATTTTGCTAGTTTGCAAATGGTGTCTATCTTTTAAGAATTCATTCACTCGGGGGAGAAATAACTCTTGCATTGTATATGAAGATCAAGGTCTAAATTGGCTGTCTTAATTTCTCtctgcagtccttctactttgaccgggatgatgttgccctgcgtcactttgctgagttcttcaaggagcagtcacatgaggaacgtgagcatgctgagaaactgatgcaattccagaatcgccgtggaggacggatcatcttgtCTGACATCAAGGTTTGGTTCAATTATCTAGTGGCCTTCTGTCTGGATACCCTGAGACCTGATTGTTTCAAATACCTCCTAAAGCAATTGATTCCATGGTTGTGGTAGTGGAATTCAGTAATTCTATATTCCTGTGACACATTGTTTATGGTAAAATGGACTTCTGGTTGCTTTTTTATCCTATTTTCCATTGTACTGTGTTTGGTATTTTGTTTGTTCCATTGCAAGTGAACTACCTGTGATtttcctcttcagaaaccagagcaggatgagtggagcaatggtctggaggcgatgcagagtgctctgcagatggagaagaatgtgaaccagagtctgctggatctgcacaaaatctccactgggagcactgaccctcatgtaagttcctcatgtgggtttctgggcaacttggaggtggtggaacATTGCTATCCTTGAGCTGTTTCAAAAGTGCTCCATGCCCAATAGCTTTGTTTTTCGGGGGGGTGGTCTCTCTTGGATTcttcagggggtgggggagaggaccaTTAAGTTGGCCAACTGTGGACATTGAGACATAAATGGGTCCAAATGTTTCCAGGATCTAAGCTCACATTGCACAGTAGCTACTGGATCATTAGAGCAAATGTACATCAATTTCAATTGTGCTACCTGATCCTTCTCCACTCCGAGAGAATTAAAATCCTAACTTTGGGGCGGATGCACTGATCCTTGATATCTGTTACTGGCCATAACTCATTTCCCTCttctctttcagttgtgtgacttcctggagacccactacttggatgaacaagtgaagatgatcaagaatcttggcgatcacatcaccaacctgaagagactgggagcccctgagaatggcatgGGAGTGTACCTTTTTGACAAGCACACTCTAggggagagtgactaaactgactgggatcaagcttattgtgtttagtacttgtatttatataatcagGCCCCTATACTGTAGGGAATGAAGGCTTGTGACTTTGTACAAAAAGAGCTAAAACCCATAAcagtaaataaactgttcaacattgggCTGTGTTTTGTCACCTTGTAAATTTGAGTGGTTACTTATTTTTCATTTAACGTAACTTGGTTTCCATCAAACAAGAATTACACTGACCTGTGCAACATTTATTTGGGATTCAGTCCTATGAAATGTGTTTTCCCCTTGTGTAATGTCTATGTATTGACTGGGCCACTCAGGCACCTGTTATAAGATCTAAAATATTCAAGAATGTGTTTGGACAACTGACAGCCCCATGGGATGTTGGCCCAGTGACCAAAACTCTGGTCAGAGGTATGTGTTGAGGTACAGAGATGTTTAGGAAGGCATGTCTCGAGCTTGGCACTGATAAGCTGTATACAATTACCTGTTCCAACGATCTGTTTTTTACAAAGGAGACTTCAATCCAACAAGATGTAACATCTGCTAAACACAGGACCAATTTGTCAGTAGTTCATTGTTGCACCATTTCAGTCCAATGAAGAAACAGTCCTGGATTAGCTTCCTATTTAGTCTATCTGCCTTGTGAACGAACAGCAGTTTGTATTCAATCGCTGCAATAGATCCTCTTCAGTAATGGGACTCACCACTGCTGCTATAGCCTTGCTGTTAAGCTTTGTAGGCAGAAAAGCAATATCTCAGCACACTGAACTCTGGGCACTAGaattgggtgaggagggaaagcaacAGTTGTCATCAGCTTGCTGTCATAGCTTCAGTGCTTTGTGTGGATACCCTAGCGGTTCTGGGACAGCTTCTCTTCAGCCTGCTCCCCTAATGGTTGAATAACTTGCCAATACAACCTCCATTCACATGAATAAGGTATTGCAAGACTAATGATACTCCAACAAAATTTAATACTTGGCAAGGTGTAAATGTATTTAATTCCACAAAGCAAAAGGCACAAGATGTTAAACCCTTTTCTGGCCACAATGCTTAAGCACTCAATTTATAAGCCTATCAATTTTTTTTTCTTAGTACCGCTGTGAATGGATACAAATGGTACTGCTgctccaataatccagtgtttacaagttatTTTTATGAATTTAATTGAGAACTGTGTTGAGTGCAATTAAATAGCCATGCACAGACATTCCAGGTTAATGTCTTGGCAACACTCAAGCGCCTTTCGGCTATCGATGTTACAAAATGTCATATATTGATGAGCCACAGTTCCACGAGTCGGCCTGGGTTTGCGTGCTGATGGTTTTGATGGCTTCATGTATCAACAAATCTCCAGCTCACTCAATGTGAAACTTTACAGGTGCTCGTGTTTTAAGAATTACTTACAATTTATAGCACAGGAAAAAGACCATTTGGGCCAACTGCGCCATTCTgtggtttatgctccatgtgaaatatgtcccaccccacttcatctggacctattagcatatccttctattcctttctcctttgtGTTGAtcaagctttcccttaaatgcatctatgatctTTGCATTCAGAGTTATTACTGCGAGTATCTCAGTAAACGCACTGCTGCTGCTGTGAATTTTCTGTTAAGCTGTGTGGGTAAAGAAGTGAGTAACAGCTTTCAAG is a genomic window of Pristiophorus japonicus isolate sPriJap1 chromosome 4, sPriJap1.hap1, whole genome shotgun sequence containing:
- the LOC139262610 gene encoding ferritin, higher subunit-like, whose amino-acid sequence is MASQVCQNYHKDCEAAVNKQINMELCSSYVYLAMSFYFDRDDVALRHFAEFFKEQSHEEREHAEKLMQFQNRRGGRIILSDIKKPEQDEWSNGLEAMQSALQMEKNVNQSLLDLHKISTGSTDPHLCDFLETHYLDEQVKMIKNLGDHITNLKRLGAPENGMGVYLFDKHTLGESD